One part of the Marinilabiliales bacterium genome encodes these proteins:
- a CDS encoding glycosyltransferase yields MTVLWITAVILASLYLLLIGIFFSGWVRMPAVSMGSPVSTGKVSVIIPVRNEELNIVSLINSLKDQDYPQNLMEIMIIDDHSTDLTFEMVMSFAKKFRNIRYLRLGDGVEGKKNALIKGVSMARYPLVLTTDADCIPSPGWVKAMAGKLCSSGADLVSGPVLMDGPDTFFSIFQRLEFLSLTGSTAGSIAAGKGVMCSSANLAFKRDAYIEVKEGIRRDIASGDDVFLLMAMQSKGDKKISFLKDRNAIVRIVTIDTMEEFFKQRRRWTSKSRYYRNPASVFTALLVFLVNFLAAACILVSPVFPQLLLTACFIIAVKSVIDFPFLLSVSRFFGQQNLMKYFPVVQLLYLFYISFTVITSFYAVFDWKGRLVK; encoded by the coding sequence ATGACCGTATTGTGGATAACTGCGGTAATACTTGCAAGTCTCTATCTTTTACTGATCGGGATTTTCTTTTCCGGATGGGTCCGGATGCCTGCTGTTTCTATGGGGAGCCCTGTATCCACGGGTAAAGTTTCTGTAATAATTCCTGTAAGAAATGAAGAGCTGAACATTGTTTCACTGATAAATTCCCTGAAGGATCAGGACTACCCGCAGAACCTTATGGAGATCATGATTATTGATGATCACTCAACTGATCTTACCTTTGAGATGGTTATGTCTTTTGCAAAAAAATTCAGGAACATCCGTTATCTGAGGCTTGGAGATGGTGTGGAAGGTAAAAAGAATGCACTTATCAAGGGAGTCTCAATGGCCCGTTATCCGCTTGTGCTCACTACCGACGCCGACTGCATTCCGTCACCCGGCTGGGTAAAAGCAATGGCCGGTAAACTCTGCAGCTCTGGTGCTGACCTGGTTTCCGGTCCGGTGCTGATGGATGGCCCGGATACTTTCTTTTCAATATTTCAAAGACTTGAATTTCTCAGTCTTACCGGCTCAACTGCCGGGTCGATCGCAGCTGGTAAGGGAGTTATGTGCAGTTCTGCCAACCTTGCATTTAAAAGGGATGCCTATATTGAAGTTAAGGAAGGGATTCGTAGGGATATTGCTTCAGGCGATGATGTCTTTCTGCTTATGGCCATGCAAAGTAAGGGAGATAAAAAAATCTCCTTTCTGAAAGACCGCAATGCAATCGTTCGTATTGTCACGATTGATACAATGGAGGAGTTTTTTAAGCAAAGGCGAAGGTGGACTTCGAAAAGCCGTTATTACAGGAATCCTGCATCAGTGTTTACTGCGCTGCTTGTATTCCTTGTGAATTTTTTGGCTGCGGCATGTATATTGGTTTCTCCCGTTTTCCCGCAGCTATTGCTGACGGCCTGTTTTATAATTGCAGTAAAATCTGTTATTGATTTTCCGTTTCTTCTATCAGTTTCCCGGTTTTTCGGGCAGCAGAATCTCATGAAATATTTTCCGGTAGTGCAGCTTCTCTATTTATTTTATATTAGTTTTACTGTTATCACCTCCTTTTATGCAGTATTTGACTGGAAAGGAAGGCTTGTTAAGTAA
- a CDS encoding GNAT family N-acetyltransferase, whose translation MIVVRKAKEGDSRIIESFQILLARETEQLELDPADVEQGVKAVFSDPGKGCYYVAEFDGNIAGSLLITYEWSDWRNRTILWIQSVYVVQQHRNKRLFSHLYEHIKQRVEDDPGLGGIRLYVDITNKKAMQVYRHFGMDSEHYQLFEWIPQ comes from the coding sequence ATGATTGTAGTAAGGAAAGCGAAGGAGGGTGACAGCAGAATAATTGAATCTTTTCAGATCCTTTTGGCCAGGGAAACGGAACAACTTGAGCTTGATCCTGCAGATGTGGAGCAGGGAGTGAAAGCTGTATTCTCAGATCCCGGTAAAGGTTGTTACTATGTAGCCGAATTCGATGGAAATATAGCCGGGTCACTTCTTATCACCTATGAATGGAGTGACTGGAGGAACCGCACAATTTTATGGATACAATCCGTTTATGTGGTTCAGCAACATCGTAATAAACGCTTATTTAGTCATTTATACGAACATATTAAACAAAGGGTTGAAGATGATCCCGGACTGGGCGGGATTAGATTGTATGTAGATATTACCAACAAAAAGGCAATGCAGGTATACCGACATTTCGGGATGGACAGTGAACATTATCAGCTGTTTGAGTGGATCCCTCAGTAA
- a CDS encoding radical SAM protein, with product MNPKNNFENGEFEPGYLKLHRTGELKARAEVMWDMMAACRLCPRQCENDRLRGQKGDYCNATSRLEVASFSPHFGEERPLVGRNGSGTVFFTHCGLLCVFCINWEISQGGAGHRVSVGRLANMMLSLQRMGCHNINVVTPTHYAPHILLALDEAASKGLNLPLVYNTHGWERLEILYMLDGIVDIYLADFKYFDPEMADKYSPGAESYPEVTKKALIEMNRQVGVAGQTTNDGIMQRGLMVRHLVMPNNVGGSEQVMNWIGENLPKDTYINIMSQYRPMYKAGDYPGISRRITTGEYRNAVNAARRAGLTNLDIQGA from the coding sequence ATGAACCCAAAAAACAATTTTGAAAACGGTGAATTTGAGCCGGGATACCTTAAACTTCACCGGACGGGTGAACTTAAAGCCAGGGCTGAAGTTATGTGGGATATGATGGCTGCCTGCCGGCTCTGTCCCCGCCAGTGCGAGAATGACAGGCTGAGGGGCCAGAAGGGCGATTATTGCAATGCAACTTCAAGGCTGGAAGTCGCATCCTTCAGTCCCCACTTTGGTGAAGAGCGCCCGCTTGTAGGCAGGAACGGTTCGGGAACGGTTTTCTTTACTCATTGCGGTCTTCTTTGTGTGTTTTGCATTAACTGGGAGATCAGCCAGGGAGGTGCAGGACATAGGGTAAGCGTAGGCAGGCTGGCGAATATGATGCTTTCGCTTCAGCGGATGGGGTGTCATAACATCAATGTTGTTACACCTACACATTACGCACCTCATATACTTCTTGCACTTGACGAAGCAGCATCAAAAGGACTTAATCTGCCTCTTGTATACAATACGCACGGGTGGGAGCGACTGGAGATACTTTATATGCTCGACGGGATTGTTGATATTTATCTTGCTGATTTTAAATACTTTGATCCTGAGATGGCAGATAAATACTCTCCCGGTGCCGAATCATACCCTGAAGTTACGAAAAAGGCATTGATCGAGATGAACAGGCAGGTTGGTGTTGCCGGGCAGACAACAAACGACGGTATCATGCAGAGAGGCCTGATGGTAAGACACCTGGTTATGCCCAATAATGTAGGTGGATCTGAGCAGGTAATGAACTGGATTGGGGAGAATCTCCCGAAAGACACCTATATCAACATAATGTCGCAGTACCGTCCAATGTACAAGGCCGGGGATTATCCCGGGATCAGCCGGAGAATAACGACAGGGGAGTACCGTAATGCTGTTAACGCCGCCAGGCGTGCGGGACTTACAAATTTAGACATTCAGGGAGCCTGA